In Desulfomonile tiedjei DSM 6799, a genomic segment contains:
- a CDS encoding DUF3309 family protein: MSTLLLIVLLVLLIAALPAWPYSRGWGYYPSGGLSLVLIIILLLLVFGMI; encoded by the coding sequence ATGTCAACATTGTTGTTGATCGTTTTACTCGTTTTGCTCATAGCGGCTTTGCCTGCTTGGCCGTACAGCCGAGGTTGGGGGTATTACCCTAGTGGAGGTTTGAGCCTGGTCTTGATTATCATTCTGCTTTTATTGGTATTCGGAATGATCTAA
- a CDS encoding DUF1328 domain-containing protein translates to MLYWAIVFLIIALVAGALGFGGIAGTAATIAKILFVVFLVLFLVSLVSGWRRPPV, encoded by the coding sequence ATGCTGTATTGGGCAATCGTGTTTCTCATCATAGCGTTAGTAGCCGGTGCTCTGGGCTTTGGCGGAATAGCGGGAACAGCGGCTACAATCGCCAAAATCCTGTTTGTCGTCTTCCTGGTGCTCTTTTTGGTATCGCTCGTCTCAGGATGGCGAAGACCACCGGTATAG
- a CDS encoding DUF3795 domain-containing protein, with protein MSGMIACCGLVCSSCPSFLATQNDDDVARAKTAALYAEKFGLNFKPEEINCDGCLTTGGRQISYCRVCKIRECCIEKGLTNCASCAGAPCEDLLAFHKFSPEAKASFDALKK; from the coding sequence ATGTCCGGAATGATAGCGTGTTGTGGTCTTGTTTGCTCCAGTTGTCCCTCTTTTCTGGCAACACAGAACGACGATGACGTTGCCAGAGCAAAGACCGCAGCTTTGTATGCCGAGAAATTCGGCTTGAATTTCAAGCCCGAAGAGATCAACTGTGACGGATGCCTGACAACTGGCGGCAGACAGATAAGTTACTGTCGAGTTTGTAAGATTAGAGAGTGCTGCATCGAAAAAGGCCTGACCAACTGTGCATCCTGCGCGGGGGCACCTTGCGAGGATCTCCTGGCATTTCACAAGTTCTCGCCTGAGGCGAAGGCTTCTTTCGATGCACTGAAAAAGTAA
- a CDS encoding MBL fold metallo-hydrolase, which produces MKFKVFKCVAVLYLAVCSSVLAGEQPGLQRISDHVYGYVDIKNASPAGNSFGANTGLIVGRDAALVVDTLVSAKEADRFLADIRKVTDKPVKYVVNTHYHLDHAWGNCQFVKLGAVVIAHANTRPHIAEAAKTLANPEVFGLTTKDLEGTTVQAPTITFTDSMTVDLGDVTVELRYPGPTHTNDSITVYVPKDNVIFLGDILFSRYHPFLGEGDLDNWQKVLVELQGTPAAKIVPGHGPVAGKSDLEAMKTYMREFDTLARSLCSGKSAQDAPAIAQEIIRRLPDQQRSELPKLVEFNLRAKYLPQPEAKK; this is translated from the coding sequence ATGAAATTCAAAGTGTTCAAATGCGTAGCGGTTCTCTATCTGGCTGTTTGCTCATCTGTTCTTGCAGGCGAACAACCCGGTCTGCAACGGATTTCCGATCATGTATACGGCTATGTCGACATTAAGAACGCATCACCTGCCGGCAACAGTTTCGGAGCGAACACCGGCCTGATCGTTGGCCGAGATGCCGCGTTGGTAGTCGATACGCTCGTTTCTGCGAAAGAAGCTGACCGCTTCCTGGCCGACATACGTAAGGTGACAGACAAGCCGGTGAAGTACGTGGTCAACACCCATTATCACCTGGACCACGCATGGGGTAATTGCCAGTTCGTCAAGCTGGGGGCAGTTGTGATCGCACACGCCAATACTCGTCCGCACATAGCGGAAGCAGCAAAAACACTGGCAAACCCTGAGGTTTTCGGTCTGACGACCAAGGACCTGGAAGGCACGACGGTACAGGCTCCGACTATCACATTCACGGACTCCATGACCGTCGATCTGGGAGATGTCACTGTAGAATTGCGCTATCCCGGCCCGACCCATACGAATGACAGCATCACGGTCTACGTACCCAAAGACAACGTGATTTTCTTGGGTGACATTCTTTTCTCCCGTTATCACCCTTTCCTGGGAGAAGGCGACCTCGACAACTGGCAAAAGGTGCTCGTCGAACTCCAGGGCACCCCCGCGGCGAAGATCGTTCCGGGACATGGTCCGGTTGCAGGCAAGAGCGACCTCGAGGCAATGAAAACGTACATGCGCGAATTCGATACTCTGGCTCGCTCCCTTTGCTCCGGAAAATCGGCTCAGGATGCGCCGGCTATCGCTCAGGAAATCATCAGACGTCTTCCTGACCAACAACGCTCCGAGTTGCCGAAGCTGGTTGAGTTCAATTTGAGAGCCAAGTACCTGCCACAACCCGAAGCTAAGAAATGA